Sequence from the Cellulomonas fimi ATCC 484 genome:
GTTCGCGGACGCCGTCCTCGAGTCGATGGACTACCTGCTCGGCCGCAACGGGCTCAACCTGTCGTACGTCACGGGCTACGGCGACGTGTTCTCCGACGACCAGCACTCCCGCTGGTTCGCCCACTCGCTCACCGACGCGCTGCCCAACCCGCCGGTCGGGTCGGTGGCGGGCGGGCCCAACTCGGACGTCGGCACGTGGGACCCGGTCATCGGCGGCCTGTACGGCCCGGACCACATGTGCGCGCCGCAGCTCTGCTACGTCGACGACATCCAGTCGTGGTCCACCAACGAGATCACCGTGAACTGGAACTCGGCGCTGTCCTGGGTGGCGTCGTTCGTCGCGGACCAGGGGCGTGGCGACGCGTCCGCCGCGGGCACGGTCGCGTGGGTCCGCACGGGCCCGTCGGACGTCACCGTCGCCGACGGCGCCCAGGCCCGTCTCGCCGTCGACGTCGCGGGCTCGCCCGCGCCGACCGTGCAGTGGCAGCGGCTCGTCGGCGGGACGTGGACCGACGTGCCGGGTGCGACGGGGACGACGTTCGCGTTCACCGCGCGCACCGCCGACTCGGGCGCACGCTTCCGCGTGCACGTCGTCAACGCGTTCGGCGGGGCCTGGTCGGACCCGGCGACGCTCACGGTGACCGCCCCGGGCACGCCGGGCGCGGCGGGCGCGTCGGCCGCGGGGGGCGCGCTCGGAGGTGCCGCTCCGACGTCGGCCGGCGCGCGCCTGCTCGCCACGACGGGTGCCGACCCGTGGCCGCTCCTCGGGGTCGGGCTCCTGCTCGTCGCCGCGGGTGCAGGCGCGGTCGTGCACGCCCGGAGGGCGCGCGCGAGCAGCTGACGGCTCGCGCGCCCTGCCCGGGACGCACGCCGCCCCGGAGACCCGACGGGGTCACCGGGGCGGCGTGCGCGTGCCCGGCCGGGGTCGGGCGTCAGAGGTCGTCGGTGGCGAACGTGTCGCACGCGGCCATCGAGCCCTGCTCGTAGCCGGTCGTGAACCAGCGCTGGCGCTGCTCGGACGAGCCGTGGGTCCACGTGTGCGGGTTCACGTCGCCGCCGGACTGCTGCTGGATGTGGTCGTCGCCGACGGCCTCGGCAGCGGACAGCGCCTGCTGGAGCTCCTCGGCGGTGATGGGCTCGAGGAACGTGACGCCCGTGTCCGGGTCGACCTGCGTCGCGGCGTTGCCGACCCACATGCCGGCGTAGCAGTCGGCCTGCAGCTCGACGCGCACCGAGTCGGAGTCGGCGCCCGAGCCCTGGCGCTGCGCCTGGTCCATGACGCCCGTGAGGTTCTGGACGTGGTGGCCGTACTCGTGGGCGGTCACGTACATCTCGGCGAGCGGTCCGCCCTGCGCGCCGAACTGGCTCTGCAGGAGGTCGTAGAAGCCGAGGTCGAGGTAGATGGTCTGGTCGGGCGGGCAGTAGAACGGCCCGGTGGCGGCTGTCGCGTTCCCGCAGCCGGTGGTCGTCTGCCCCTCGAACGCCTCGGCGGGCGGCTCGGCGAACTGCGCGCCCGCGGGGGGCAGCTCCTGCGCCCAGTACGCGTCGAGGGCCTGGAGGGTCGCGGACAGGCGGCAGTCGCGCTGCTCGTTGGCCTGCTCGGCGGTGCAGTCGCCGACCGTGCCGATCTCGCCCTGCTCCTGGCCGCCGCCGGCGACGCCCTGCAGCACGCTGGCCAGCTCGCCGTTCCCGGACTGGTTGAGGACGAT
This genomic interval carries:
- the ypfJ gene encoding KPN_02809 family neutral zinc metallopeptidase; its protein translation is MTFDEGGSFEGGRVRTRRGGRIAAGGGIGALVVAVLAIVLNQSGNGELASVLQGVAGGGQEQGEIGTVGDCTAEQANEQRDCRLSATLQALDAYWAQELPPAGAQFAEPPAEAFEGQTTTGCGNATAATGPFYCPPDQTIYLDLGFYDLLQSQFGAQGGPLAEMYVTAHEYGHHVQNLTGVMDQAQRQGSGADSDSVRVELQADCYAGMWVGNAATQVDPDTGVTFLEPITAEELQQALSAAEAVGDDHIQQQSGGDVNPHTWTHGSSEQRQRWFTTGYEQGSMAACDTFATDDL